A section of the Rhipicephalus sanguineus isolate Rsan-2018 chromosome 11, BIME_Rsan_1.4, whole genome shotgun sequence genome encodes:
- the LOC119374115 gene encoding uncharacterized protein LOC119374115: protein MRQRLKKGVLPSRKIPVRAHDVPAKARKTSRSYATGDRGSTDLETVTPSEGHEQCLCATSSDQDKPGDCEPSLDEWITSSSSCAASHSPHVEASSEHTAAEALLLLQELGMASKSDKATQVNTQHECLTKFRISELIVTDAQLNTFTGIPTHQLFDSIVTIVERYENEKKWKLQWQTGFCWCSSC, encoded by the exons ATGCGCCAGCGTCTGAAGAAAGGTGTTCTGCCGTCCCGCAAAATTCCTGTGCGCGCTCACGACGTCCCAGCGAAGGCGAGAAAGACCAGCAGAAGTTACGCTACGGGAGACCGAG GAAGCACAGACCTGGAAACGGTCACACCTAGTGAAGGACATGAACAGTGCTTATGTGCCACTTCATCCGACCAAGACAAACCTGGAGACTGCG AACCATCCCTTGATGAGTGGATCACCTCTTCAAGCTCCTGCGCAGCTTCACACTCGCCCCACGTGGAAGCTTCATCAG AACACACAGCAGCTGAGGCACTCCTTCTGCTCCAGGAGTTGGGTATGGCTTCAAAGTCAGACAAGGCCACCCAAGTTAATACACAGCATGAATGTCTGACAAAGTTTCGCATCTCCGAGCTTATTGTAACTGATGCCCAGCTCAACACGTTCACTGGCATCCCAACGCATCAACTTTTTGACAGCATTGTTACCATTGTAGAaagatatgaaaatgaaaaaaaatggaagCTTCAGTGGCAGACAGGGTTTTGTTGGTGTTCATCGTGTTAA